From a single Miscanthus floridulus cultivar M001 chromosome 8, ASM1932011v1, whole genome shotgun sequence genomic region:
- the LOC136473579 gene encoding protein SMAX1-LIKE 4-like yields the protein MRAGAYTVHQSLTAEAAAVLKLSLGLARRRGHAQVTPLHVAYTLLGVSEPSPSPRLFTTTTVAGASTPAYGGLLMRACARSRSQSQTHPAQCRALELCFNVALNRLPTGNAGLGMGSSPSTSLAASLLQQPSPTLSNALVAALKRAQANQRRGCVELQSQPSPQSTSPSQQQQQQQPMLTIKVELDQLIISILDDPSVSRVMREAGFSSAAVKTNLEEESAAMLLGLGNHHCSSTPSSSPAPPAAAVVVPPHLYLLEPYGGFPAHASGSGALWAAPSLESESSCKAEDVRAILEVMLTRRHGRGRRANPVVVGDSASVAGASVAELMRRMERGDVPDELRGARVLRLHLSHVHVRLMTRADVDAWAADLRRSVGAATGTDNTGAGLVIYVGDMRWAVDSNDDDARGFSPAAHLAAELARLLGELRLRAASSHGGRAWLVAAASYGTFMRCQRSSLEVTWDLQPVSVPAGAGGGLDLELGPRAATARSSPADGKAAQPAQFPLLDLAPKQDQEDGVPMPTLCAECAKYYENEASVARAKAAGTNLALTFFPGWPQADEPQTSHKDDLMELKRKWSRLCQLRVHSRWNQPTRPCNANATTSSSNSNSNSNPVLCLSFEEAPTFHGIGRSKIKQQDVKTTLSLLPESVETSDEFHPHESEGMDEAMARPVAQEPDQVAAAAKSSDMKSVPWLWTNNELLPSGDLKRKAESVRMPSESKPWMGGGGGGGLDLNLRADEEEEDGGGGSSEDELVPSDLTNDGEGASGDVTDDSLDSHRHAAVTFDFDH from the exons ATGCGGGCGGGGGCGTACACGGTGCACCAGTCGCTCAccgccgaggcggccgcggtgcTCAAGCTCTCGCTGGGCCTGGCGCGCCGCCGCGGCCACGCGCAGGTCACGCCGCTGCACGTCGCCTACACGCTGCTCGGGGTCTCggagccgtcgccgtcgccgcggctcttcaccaccaccaccgtcgccgGCGCCTCCACGCCGGCCTACGGTGGCCTCCTCATGCGCGCCTGCGCCAGGTCCCGCTCCCAGTCCCAGACCCATCCGGCGCAGTGCCGGGCGCTGGAGCTCTGCTTCAACGTCGCGCTCAACCGCCTGCCCACGGGCAATGCGGGGTTGGGCATGGGCTCCTCGCCCTCCACTTCCTTGGCGGCGTCGCTCCTCCAACAGCCCAGCCCGACGCTGTCCAACGCGCTCGTGGCCGCGCTCAAGCGCGCGCAGGCCAACCAGCGCCGCGGCTGCGTCGAGTTGCAGAGCCAGCCGTCACCGCAGTCCACCTCTCcgagccagcagcagcagcagcagcagcctatGCTCACGATCAAGGTCGAGCTGGACCAGCTCATCATCTCCATCCTCGACGACCCCAGCGTAAGCCGGGTCATGCGGGAGGCCGGCTTCTCCAGCGCCGCCGTCAAGACCAACCTCGAGGAGGAGAGCGCCGCCATGCTGCTTGGCCTCGGCAACCACCACTGCTCCTCGACGCCGTCGTcctcccctgctcctccagcCGCGGCCGTAGTAGTACCGCCTCACTTGTACCTGTTGGAGCCTTACGGCGGCTTCCCGGCGCACGCCAGTGGCAGCGGCGCGTTGTGGGCAGCGCCCTCCTTGGAATCCGAGTCATCATGCAAGGCGGAAGACGTGAGAGCGATCTTGGAGGTGATGTTGACGCGGCGCCATGGGAGGGGGAGACGAGCCAACCCCGTGGTCGTCGGCGACTCCGCGTCCGTTGCCGGGGCGTCCGTCGCTGAGCTGATGCGGCGGATGGAGCGAGGCGACGTCCCCGACGAGCTGCGCGGCGCGCGAGTCCTCCGGCTCCACCTCTCCCACGTCCACGTCCGGCTCATGACCCGCGCCGACGTGGACGCGTGGGCGGCCGACCTGCGCCGCAGCGTCGGCGCCGCCACTGGAACCGACAACACGGGCGCAGGCCTCGTCATCTACGTCGGCGACATGCGCTGGGCCGTCGACAGCAACGACGACGACGCCCGCGGCTTCAGCCCCGCTGCGCACCTGGCCGCAGAGCTCGCCCGCCTGCTCGGCGAGCTCCGCCTCCGCGCCGCGTCGTCGCACGGCGGGCGCGCCTGGCTGGTGGCGGCCGCGAGCTACGGGACCTTCATGCGGTGCCAGCGGTCGTCCCTGGAGGTGACGTGGGACCTGCAGCCGGTGTCCGTCCCCGCTGGCGCTGGCGGCGGCCTCGACCTGGAGCTCGGCCCTCGCGCTGCAACAGCAAGGTCAAG CCCGGCTGACGGCAAGGCCGCCCAACCTGCTCAGTTTCCTCTGCTGGATCTTGCACCCAAACAAGACCAAGAGGATGGCGTGCCAATGCCAACCCTGTGTGCTGAATGCGCTAAGTACTACGAAAATGAAGCATCGGTTGCGAGAGCAAAGGCAGCAGGCACCAATCTCGCGCTGACCTTCTTCCCTGGCTGGCCGCAGGCAGACGAGCCCCAGACGTCGCACAAG GATGATCTGATGGAGCTGAAGAGGAAATGGAGCCGGCTCTGCCAGCTGAGGGTTCACTCGCGGTGGAACCAACCGACTCGTCCGTGCAATGCAAATGCAACCACCTCTTCTAGCAATAGCAATAGCAATAGCAACCCAGTGCTGTGCTTAAGCTTTGAGGAGGCTCCCACCTTTCATGGCATTGGCAGGAGCAAGATCAAGCAGCAGGACGTCAAGACCACCCTGAGCCTACTCCCGGAGTCCGTCGAGACATCCGATGAGTTCCACCCCCACGAGAGCGAGGGCATGGATGAGGCCATGGCCAGGCCGGTGGCGCAGGAACCAGATCAGGTGGCGGCAGCAGCTAAATCCAGCGACATGAAGAGCGTCCCATGGTTGTGGACCAATAATGAGCTGCTGCCGTCCGGCGATCTCAAGAGAAAGGCGGAGAGCGTCCGGATGCCGAGCGAGTCCAAGCCCTGGatgggcggtggcggtggcggtggccttGACCTGAACCTACGCgctgacgaggaggaggaggatggtggCGGTGGCAGCAGTGAAGACGAGCTCGTTCCGAGCGACTTGACAAACGACGGTGAAGGCGCCAGTGGTGATGTGACTGACGACAGCCTCGATAGCCATCGCCACGCTGCTGTGACCTTCGACTTCGATCACTAA